The sequence ACCGGATATCGCTTCTTGTGAATGCGCATCAGGTAATCAGGGGTACCGAAGGCTTGTTTGCGGTCGCAGGGATCGACGACCTTCGCACGGGCCATCCCGACCTTGAAGCCGCCCTCCAGGGCCTCCGTCCCGATATTCCCACCCTGCTACTCTCTCATCGCCCGGAAATCTTCCCGCAGGCCGCAGAGCGCCGCATACCACTGACGCTGGCGGGACACTGGCATGGCGGTCAAATCAAGCTGAGCCTTCCTGGCGTGGCCCTCAGCCTGGCGCACTTGCGAACTCGATATGTTGAGGGGCTCTTCCGTATCGGCGAGTCGCGCCTTTACGTCAATCGAGGGATCGGCACAACGTTCACTCCCATCAGGCTCAATGCACCGCCGGAAATCACCGTGTTCCAGCTCACATGATCGAACAGTAACCGGTCAAGCGGAACCAGCACTCTCGCTTTGGCAGTCTCTTGCATGCTGCGCTATAGTACACCACGAGAACGAGGAGGTCGAATGAAGAGTTATCGGAAAGAGTTGTGGTTTAACACTCCCACAAGGTTGGCCTTTCTAAACATCACAGGAGAGGTGGAGGAGTGTCTCCGCGAGAGCGGCATCCGAGAAGGCCTGCTTCTCTGCAACGCAATGCACATAACGGCCTCTGTTTTTATCAACGATGATGAATCGGGCCTCCATCGTGACTTCGAGGTGTGGCTGGAGAAGCTGGCGCCTCACGAACCTGTTGCGCATTACCGCCACAACGTTGGCGAAGAAAATGCCGATGCGCACCTGAAGCGTTCCGTGATGGGGCGTGAAGTAGTGGTCGCTGTGACAAGCGGGAAGCTCGACTTCGGGCCGTGGGAACAGATTTTTTACGGTGAGTTTGACGGCAGGCGAAAGAAGAGAGTGCTGGTCAAGATTATCGGAGAGTGAACTACAGGCTCTCTCGCATAATCTCTTGCCGCGTTGAACCCTTTCCTTTCGTGGTACAGATTGTGCATGACCACTACGGTGCCGGGCGGCTTGCAGTTTTCGCCCCTTCTTAAAATCATAGGCAGGGTTTCTCGCATGACAATAAATGACGAATTGTTCAGCAAGGTTATGGATAATATCCGTGAGGGAATCTATTTCGTAGACCTGGACCGGAGGATGACATATTGGAATAAAGGCGCCGAGAACCTGACAGGTTATGCAGCCGCCGATATCCTGGGGAAGCGCTGTCCGGACGACCTTCTGGTGCATGTTGATGACCGCGGCACCGTATTGTGTTCTGAAGGCTGCCCCCTGCAGAAGTCAATGAAAGACGGTTTGCCGCATGAGGCTGAGGTCTATCTGCGGCACAGGAGCGGCCATCGTTTACCCGTTTCTCTGCGCGTGTTGCCGATCTTCGATCCCGACCGCAACCTCACAGGAGCCGTGGAAATATTCACGGACAACTCGGAAAGGGTGGCCCTCCGGCAGAAGATAGCAGAGCTCCAGAAGGATGCGCTGCTCGATCCCCTCACGGGGCTGGCTAACAGGCGCTATGCCACCGAGACGCTGCGGGGCATGCTTGACCAGATGATCCGGTACGGCTGGACCTTCGGAGTAGTTTTCATGGATATAAACCTTTTCAAAACAATAAACGATACCTATGGTCATGATGTCGGCGATCAGGTGTTGAAGATGGTTGCAAGAACTCTGCAGGCAAACTCGCGTTCGTTTGATGTCATGGCGCGGTGGGGTGGCGAGGAATTCCTCGCCATAATCGTCAACGTAAACGATCAAACCCTTCACAGAGTGGCGTACAAGCTTCGCACTCTGGTTGCGAGATCTTCACTCCATGTTGGAACCGAGAGAATAGGCGTAGCGCTCTCTCTGGGGGCAACACTTGCACAGCCGGGAGATACGGTGGAAACCCTCGTGAAAAGGGCAGACCAGGCGATGTACCGGCAAAAATTGAGGTCGAGAAACCAGGAGTCCGCGAAAATAGCAGTCTGACGCAGCCGCGCGTCCTGCGCGCTCACGTGGTCAGAAGAACCCGCCCCCAGCGGGCCCCGACATGTGCAATATCTTACCAGCGATCCCGTCACTCATTTAGGCACTCATTTAATGATTGACATATGACGCGGCCGTGTTAAAATTCAATCACAAACCGGCTGCTCGTAAGAGCGCCACATTACCCTGTGAGGAGGGCATCATGGACGGGAGCGTGTATAAGATCATTGAGATCGTTGGCACGAGCAAAAATTCATGGGAAGAGGCGACCAAAAATGCAATCGAAACCGCTTCCAAATCGCTGGAAGACCTGCGCATAGCCGAGGTCATAAAGATGGATGTGGCGATCGAGAACGGCAAGGTCAGTGCTTTTAGAATAAGGCTCAACTTATCTTTTAAGTATCACGGCGAATAATAGTGCATTATTTTCTTGCGGAGGCGCGGGGCCAGAGTAACTCTTGCCCCGCCTTCTCTTACACCGGGGTGGCAGCTAGGAAATTGAGCTGCCGTTAGGGATTTCTTTTTCGGTAGTGAGAAGAACGACCGATTTCTTTTCTGAATCAGACGCCGCGAGCAGCATCCCGTGCGATGTGAGCCCCCTGATTGTTCGCGGCTCAAGGTTGGCGACCACAGCGATTTTCTTGCCGATAAGTTCTTCCCTGGTGTAATGAGCCTTTATGCCGGCTACAATCTGCCTTTCTTCACCCATGTCTATCGTCAGCCTGTAAAGCCTGTCCGCACCCGGCACATCATCACAGGCTTTTATTTCTGCGACGCGCAAGTCGATCTGCTTAAAAAGGTCAAATGATATATTCTCCATTGCGTGCTCCTCTTTTCAAGAATATAGGTTCGTTGGATGGCGCCAGTCGATGTTCTATTATACCAGATGAGGTTTCAATTTGTTAAAGGATAGTCCCTACCTGTGGTGTGTTCTCTCAGCCTATGTACTTATCCAGATCTTCAAGTATTTACTCGAGTGGCTCAACATCAGATTCATGAGAATGCATGGCGGCAGCGTGCCCACCGGCCTCGAAGGCTCGTTTGACGCGGCGTTGCTCGACAAGAGTCAGTCTTATATGATCGACCGGACAAGACTCGGCGTGGCAGAATCCGTCTTCATGAGTCTTGTGCTGATCACATTCTTTTTCGGCGGCTTGCTCGATAGATACAATTCATGGGTCGCGAGCCTCCATCTTCCCTTCTTGCTTGCGGGCTGGGTATTCTTTCTTATCCTGTCGTTCGCGGAACAGGTACTCTCGACGCCCTTTCGCCTGCTCACTGTGTTCCGGCTGGAACGGCGATACGGTTTTGCCACAACCACGGTCAGGCTCTGGCTTTTCGACCTTGCCAAAGAGCTCATCCTCTCGACACTGATTCTCTCCATCCTTGTCTTTCCGGCCCTGTGGCTGATCAGTCAGAGCCCCGCCTACTGGTGGTTCTGGTTCTGGGTTGTTATCTGCTCGTTCACGCTTCTATTGAACTATATATCGCCCTACGTGATAGAGCCCCTCTTCAACAAGTTCACACCGCTGGAGGATGAGACCTTAAGGGAGCGCATCATCCTTCTTGCGCTAAAGGCAGGCATCAGCGCACGAAAAGTGCTCAAAATGGACGCCTCGAAAAGGACGAGACATAGCAACGCTTATTTCACCGGATTGGGAAGAGCAAAGCGCATTGTCCTCTTCGATACCCTCCTTACCGGTATGAGCCATGGAGAGACTCTTGCCGTGCTGGCCCACGAGATTGGCCACTGGAAGCGCCATCACCTCCTTAAGAACATGCTCGTGCTGCAGGCTTTCTCTCTTGCCGGTCTCTATCTTCTCTTCCAGATCACGAAAACCGGTCTCCTCAGCACGCTATTCCGGATCAACGTGGACACTTTCTTCTCCCGCATCACCCTGGCCGCTTTCCTGGCAAGCATGGTGCTCTTGCTGGTGTATCCGTTGATAATGGCTTTCACGCGACGCATGGAGAAAGAGGCGGATTTCTTCTCGCTTGAACTCATGACGGATACCGGTGCCGGTGCGCCGGACCTGATCAGCGCCCTTGCTAAACTGTCAAAAGACAACCTCTCCAATCTCCATCCTCACCCCCTGTACGTTATGTTCCATTACTCCCACCCCCCTGTTCTCGAGAGGATCCGTGTGCTCCGCGAAGCGGAAAACAAAGGGTATGGTTCACGGGTCACGTGACCCACGTCCATACCCCTAGCTTTTTGTATACAAAATGCTTATAGTGACCCTATGAAGAAAAGAATCCGACTCGTATCCGGAGATCCGGCGACACCCTTGGAAAATAACGTACAGAGAGTACCCCGTGGGCAGGACGACAATCTCCTTGATGCTTATTCACGCGCGGTGACCGGCGCAGTGGAGAAGATAGCGCCCAGCGTTGTCAAGATCGACGTAAAGCAACGTATCCTCCACCGAATCAGCGGCAGAGGCGAACCCGACGAACTGCAGGGGAGTGGTTCTGGCTTTATCTTTACCCCGGACGGGTTTATCCTCACCAATAGTCACGTGGTGCACCGTGCGGTCTCCGTAGGGGTGACTCTTTCGGATGGACGTGGCTACCCGGCTTACATGGTGGGAGATGACCCTGACACCGATCTGGCGGTAATCCGGATCGATGCGCCGAATCTCAGTGCAGCCGCTCTGGGAGATTCCTCTCCGCTGCGCGTGGGGCAGTTGGTAATTGCCCTCGGAAATCCCTACGGCTTTTACTCAACGGTTACAGCAGGGGTCATCAGCGCCCTAGGACGCTCTCTCAGATCACAGTCCGGCAGGCTGATAGATGACGTGATCCAGACCGATGCCGCTCTTAATCCCGGGAGTTCCGGGGGTCCACTGGTCACGTCCAGCGGCGAAGTGATCGGCGTCAACACTGCGGTCATTCTCCCGGCCCAGGGAATCTGTTTTGCCATCGCTGTCAACACGGCAAAGTTCGTGGTGGCGGGTCTCATGAAAGAAGGAAGGATCAGAAGGAGCTACATCGGTGTGGCCGGCCAGACGGTGCCGCTTCACCGAAGAGTGGTGCGCTTCTACCGGCTTCATGCCGAAAGCGGGGTGCTCGTTGAATCTATTGAAAAAGGCAGTCCCGCTCAAAGGGCCGGACTACTCAAAGGTGACATCATAGTAGGATTTGACGACAAGCCTATTGGCGCCATCGACGACCTGCACCGCGAGCTCACGCAGAAGAAGGTGAATAAAAGCATAAGGATGACGTTATTGCGCGGTACTGAAAAACTCGCGGTAGAGATCACGCCCGCGGAACGGCCAGAGTAGAGGAAGAGGTCGCGCCCTATAGAACCTCATTCTCATGGCGTGCTAAACTAGGCGCATGCTTCGCGTCGGCATCTGCTCCTGGACTGAAAAGACTCTCATTCAAAGCGGTGCGTTCTATCCACCCGAGGCGAAAACCGCCGAGGCGCGTCTCCGTTACTATGCTTCCCGCTTCGACACGGTAGAGGTGGACTCGACGTATTACGCCATACCTGATCAGAAGACAGCCTGGCTCTGGGACCTGCGCACTAAGCCCGACTTCACGTTTCACATCAAGGTATACGGAGCTCTTACAGGCCATCACATCGATACTAGAACGCTGCCTAAAGACGTGCAAGGCCTCGTCGCAAAGGACAGTGGCAAGGGGTACACGTACATCAAGGAACCTTCAATCCTTCGTCTGCTGGCCCAGCGGCAGACAGAGGCACTAGCGCCCTTGAGAAGAGCTGGAAAGCTTGGTCTCATGCTCTTTCAATTTCCGCCCTGGTTCACGCGCTCTAGCTCCAGCAGAGATTATATTCTGGCATGCAAAGAGATGATGGACGGGCTACCCGTTGCAGTTGAATTCAGGCACGGCAGCTGGCTTACTCCCGACAAAGCCCCTGACACACTTGCGTTTCTGGCACGGCATGATCTCACGTACGTGACCGCAGATGAGCCGCAATATGGCGACCAGCGCACTATTCCTTTCATTCCTCACGCAACTGCGGAAACGGCCTACTTCAGGTTTCACGGCCGCAACAAAGAGAACTGGCTCAAGAAGAACGTCGAGACTTCGTTACGATACGCGTACTCCTACCCTGACAAAGAATTGTATGAATTCGTCCCTCACCTGGAATCTACAGGCAAGACTGCGAAGACCACATATGCGATGTTCAACAACTGCCACCGCAACTACGCCGTTGCGAACGCAACGCGGCTCAAGGAACTCTTGAAGAAAGACTAGTCCGGTTACTCGGTATTACCTTCCGTGATCACTCCGCACCTTACCGGGTATCAACGCGGCAACAGCGCTGAGAGCCCACAGAAGCAATACGGGTACGCCAATCGCAACATAGATAATCGATTGACGCACCATCAGGAGCGACAGCAGGACTAAGGGTAAAAGCGCCATAACGAGTAGTTTCACACGTACTCCTTCTCCCGCTTTTATTATCGTCCTGCATTCTGAATCCTTAACAGGCGTACAATCTACCGGCGAACAGCAGTTGGTCCCGAACGGAGCAGCGTCGCAGTCAACCTTTATCTATTATTGGTTGACTTCTCCGTTGTTCCCCGATATTGTATAAGCCGTTCTTGGATCTGGACGCCGAAACGCGCAAGATTCGGGGATATGCGCTTAAATCAACTTCGTTGTCAACGTGTG comes from Syntrophorhabdales bacterium and encodes:
- a CDS encoding secondary thiamine-phosphate synthase enzyme YjbQ, translating into MKSYRKELWFNTPTRLAFLNITGEVEECLRESGIREGLLLCNAMHITASVFINDDESGLHRDFEVWLEKLAPHEPVAHYRHNVGEENADAHLKRSVMGREVVVAVTSGKLDFGPWEQIFYGEFDGRRKKRVLVKIIGE
- a CDS encoding GGDEF domain-containing protein, which codes for MTINDELFSKVMDNIREGIYFVDLDRRMTYWNKGAENLTGYAAADILGKRCPDDLLVHVDDRGTVLCSEGCPLQKSMKDGLPHEAEVYLRHRSGHRLPVSLRVLPIFDPDRNLTGAVEIFTDNSERVALRQKIAELQKDALLDPLTGLANRRYATETLRGMLDQMIRYGWTFGVVFMDINLFKTINDTYGHDVGDQVLKMVARTLQANSRSFDVMARWGGEEFLAIIVNVNDQTLHRVAYKLRTLVARSSLHVGTERIGVALSLGATLAQPGDTVETLVKRADQAMYRQKLRSRNQESAKIAV
- a CDS encoding dodecin family protein, producing MDGSVYKIIEIVGTSKNSWEEATKNAIETASKSLEDLRIAEVIKMDVAIENGKVSAFRIRLNLSFKYHGE
- the metG gene encoding methionine--tRNA ligase subunit beta; the protein is MENISFDLFKQIDLRVAEIKACDDVPGADRLYRLTIDMGEERQIVAGIKAHYTREELIGKKIAVVANLEPRTIRGLTSHGMLLAASDSEKKSVVLLTTEKEIPNGSSIS
- a CDS encoding M48 family metallopeptidase, giving the protein MLKDSPYLWCVLSAYVLIQIFKYLLEWLNIRFMRMHGGSVPTGLEGSFDAALLDKSQSYMIDRTRLGVAESVFMSLVLITFFFGGLLDRYNSWVASLHLPFLLAGWVFFLILSFAEQVLSTPFRLLTVFRLERRYGFATTTVRLWLFDLAKELILSTLILSILVFPALWLISQSPAYWWFWFWVVICSFTLLLNYISPYVIEPLFNKFTPLEDETLRERIILLALKAGISARKVLKMDASKRTRHSNAYFTGLGRAKRIVLFDTLLTGMSHGETLAVLAHEIGHWKRHHLLKNMLVLQAFSLAGLYLLFQITKTGLLSTLFRINVDTFFSRITLAAFLASMVLLLVYPLIMAFTRRMEKEADFFSLELMTDTGAGAPDLISALAKLSKDNLSNLHPHPLYVMFHYSHPPVLERIRVLREAENKGYGSRVT
- a CDS encoding trypsin-like peptidase domain-containing protein translates to MKKRIRLVSGDPATPLENNVQRVPRGQDDNLLDAYSRAVTGAVEKIAPSVVKIDVKQRILHRISGRGEPDELQGSGSGFIFTPDGFILTNSHVVHRAVSVGVTLSDGRGYPAYMVGDDPDTDLAVIRIDAPNLSAAALGDSSPLRVGQLVIALGNPYGFYSTVTAGVISALGRSLRSQSGRLIDDVIQTDAALNPGSSGGPLVTSSGEVIGVNTAVILPAQGICFAIAVNTAKFVVAGLMKEGRIRRSYIGVAGQTVPLHRRVVRFYRLHAESGVLVESIEKGSPAQRAGLLKGDIIVGFDDKPIGAIDDLHRELTQKKVNKSIRMTLLRGTEKLAVEITPAERPE
- a CDS encoding DUF72 domain-containing protein, encoding MLRVGICSWTEKTLIQSGAFYPPEAKTAEARLRYYASRFDTVEVDSTYYAIPDQKTAWLWDLRTKPDFTFHIKVYGALTGHHIDTRTLPKDVQGLVAKDSGKGYTYIKEPSILRLLAQRQTEALAPLRRAGKLGLMLFQFPPWFTRSSSSRDYILACKEMMDGLPVAVEFRHGSWLTPDKAPDTLAFLARHDLTYVTADEPQYGDQRTIPFIPHATAETAYFRFHGRNKENWLKKNVETSLRYAYSYPDKELYEFVPHLESTGKTAKTTYAMFNNCHRNYAVANATRLKELLKKD